One region of Triticum aestivum cultivar Chinese Spring chromosome 6B, IWGSC CS RefSeq v2.1, whole genome shotgun sequence genomic DNA includes:
- the LOC123134546 gene encoding disease resistance protein PIK6-NP, translated as MEGAIISLTEGAVRGLLCKLGGLLAQESWPVQRLHGEVQYIKDELESMTAFLRSLAESSDGHDDQVRVWVKQVREIAYDAEDCIDDYVRGRQPFDRDGGAVMASLRRFVRLLATLGSGGGGRRHRRIAAQLQELKTRARDAGERRSRYGVLPPKTALGRASSHASSSGVSGRLDPRLHALFTEEAQLVGIDGPRDELVGWLMEDDARLRVLAVVGFGGLGKTTLARMVCENPRVKSADFQCSPLLIVSQTLNVRALFLHMLRELTQRPRLAAGDDTMDDSLHGAESWETALLANKLKLYLQDKR; from the exons ATGGAGGGTGCAATCATCAGCTTGACCGAGGGCGCCGTGCGAGGCCTCCTGTGCAAGCTCGGCGGCCTCCTCGCGCAGGAGAGCTGGCCGGTGCAGCGCCTCCACGGCGAGGTCCAGTACATCAAGGACGAGCTCGAGAGCATGACCGCCTTCCTCCGTAGTCTGGCCGAATCGTCCGACGGccacgacgaccaggtccgggtcTGGGTGAAGCAGGTGAGGGAGATCGCCTACGACGCCGAGGACTGCATCGACGACTACGTCCGCGGCCGCCAGCCGTTCGACAGGGACGGCGGCGCCGTCATGGCGTCCCTCCGCCGCTTTGTCCGTCTGCTCGCCACGCTAGGATCAGGCGGTGGTGGTCGCCGTCACCGGCGCATAGCGGCCCAGCTCCAAGAACTGAAGACTCGCGCCAGGGACGCCGGCGAGCGGCGTTCCAGGTACGGGGTGCTGCCGCCAAAGACGGCGCTCGGGCGTGCCAGCAGCCACGCGTCCAGCTCCGGCGTCTCCGGCCGCCTGGACCCGCGGCTGCACGCCCTCTTCACCGAGGAGGCGCAGCTGGTGGGCATCGACGGGCCGAGGGACGAGCTCGTGGGCTGGCTGATGGAGGACGACGCGCGGCTCCGGGTGCTCGCCGTCGTCGGGTTCGGTGGGCTCGGCAAGACCACGCTGGCGAGGATGGTGTGCGAGAACCCACGGGTGAAGAGCGCTGACTTTCAGTGCTCCCCGTTGCTCATCGTGTCGCAGACGCTAAACGTCAGGGCGCTGTTCCTGCACATGCTCAGGGAACTGACCCAGCGGCCGCGCCTGGCTGCCGGCGACGATACCATGGATGATAGCTTGCACGGGGCGGAGAGCTGGGAAACGGCGCTGCTGGCCAACAAGCTCAAACTTTACCTGCAAGACAAAAG GTGA